The Sylvia atricapilla isolate bSylAtr1 chromosome 3, bSylAtr1.pri, whole genome shotgun sequence genome has a window encoding:
- the DACT2 gene encoding dapper homolog 2 codes for MLLGAPRPGGWDRGRVGERLQAALAGLQELQVLREKQRELVRAALAMPQRPAAGGEQQPLSAHSKEHRLEATLSALKEQLSRLRRQDVGLKSHLDQLDQRISELKLDVSKTSSEYLDSDSRPSSGFYDLSDGGSCSLSNSCTSVYSESISSSHTSLLPSSQHPKARLSVFDYRPKSADETTVHTTSFQQQGTYVSDGCRLAASRDVSGTPARSRPRPVSTGDLERLVPADARFQKEMDPKSMLPMCHNGDMHLLSMDPKFQNDLVSKNGIDVYPYPSPLHAVALQSPLFSLVGASPESDFQAPPSKPMPSTTGPSLIKTRPTTEVKPGGYINKLLQLTRCKGSSRAEASEWVSPKSQPATVHQRLVITSSTGGVKINSSSSQLEKQTSSLESNKAEGKLSREVPEGECAKQQETMSCMNEEQSSTRPDTEPSAVNSCYPAKSAARGSPLAEATESSMERSLSYSQLYQEDSSPDTWNAKAVSSKKPPIKRCGNAKLAYAGGHERVARAEFVHAQFVPAESHQVRVKFASSKTKAVKIKRRNSEKAIRPGKQGFCMEKVKGSHGATKLPAEWNQPQRPQGMKNLVRRPSYSGDMAGRSCSESSLFPVQVRLPTVPSRPELYGASADALYSLEAACADTANRKKQRKWQSTVEISAKALPASLSHSFGLGAPRQPPRRAGVLRTVSMRARPKGQPHGEYAKSESDHSEYSAECASLFHSTIAETSEGEVSDFTANRFGDSESSESDSDGSSNSSSLALDYDEGDESELIWPEGSVRQSVTVQASSKPLPPVPKICRIKASKALKKKIRRFQPASLKVMTMV; via the exons ATGCTGCTGGGCGCCCCACGGCCGGGCGGCTGGGATCGCGGCCGGGTGGGCGAGAGGCTGCAGGCGGCCCTCGCCGgcctccaggagctccaggtgcTTCGGGAGAAGCAGCGGGAGCTGGTGCGGGCCGCCCTGGCCATGCCGCAGCGGCCGGCGGCAGGAGGAGAACAGCAGCCCCTGTCCGCCCACAGCAAGGAGCACCGTCTGGAGGCCACCCTCTCCGccctgaaggagcagctg TCTCGTTTGAGGAGACAGGATGTTGGCTTGAAGAGCCACCTGGATCAGCTAGACCAGCGAATAAGTGAGCTAAAATTGGACGTCAGTAAGACCTCCAGTGAATACTTGGACAGCGACAGCCGGCCCAGCTCAG GATTCTATGACCTGAGTGATGGTGGTTCTTGCTCACTCTCCAATTCATGCACCTCTGTGTACAGTGAGtccatctcctcctcccacaCCAGTCTCTTACCCAGCTCTCAACACCCTAAAGCCAGGCTCAGTGTGTTTGATTACCGGCCCAAGTCTGCAGATGAGACTACTGTGCACACCaccagcttccagcagcagggaaccTATGTCAGCGACGGATGTCGGCTTGCAGCGAGCAGAGATGTGTCTGGGACTCCTGCCAGGTCCAGACCAAGGCCAGTTTCCACAG GTGACTTGGAAAGACTCGTTCCAGCAGACGCTagatttcagaaagaaatggatCCCAAATCCATGTTGCCTATGTGCCATAATGGAGACATGCACTTGCTCAGCATGGACCCCAAATTCCAGAATGACTTGGTCTCCAAGAACGGCATTGATGTGTACCCTTACCCAAGCCCTCTCCATGCAGTGGCTTTACAGAGTCCCCTTTTCTCCCTGGTGGGAGCATCCCCAGAATCAGACTTCCAAGCTCCTCCCAGCAAACCTATGCCTAGTACAACAGGTCCCAGCTTGATTAAGACTAGGCCAACCACTGAGGTCAAGCCAGGGGGTTACATCAATAAATTACTGCAGCTGACAAGATGCAAAGGGAGCAGTCGTGCTGAGGCCAGTGAGTGGGTTTCACCGAAGAGCCAGCCAGCCACAGTGCACCAGAGACTCGTTATAACCTCCAGCACCGGTGGAGTGAAAATTAACAGCAGCAGTAGCCAGCTGGAAAAACAGACGAGTTCTCTGGAGAGTAACAAAGCTGAAGGGAAGCTGTCAAGAGAGGTGCCAGAGGGGGAATGTGCCAAGCAGCAGGAGACCATGAGCTGTATGAATGAAGAGCAGTCATCCACTCGGCCTGACACAGAGCCATCAGCTGTGAATAGTTGTTATCCTGCCAAGTCGGCAGCAAGGGGCTCTCCTCTGGCAGAAGCAACAGAGAGCAGCATGGAGCGCAGTTTGTCCTACTCACAGCTGTATCAGGAGGACTCCAGCCCAGATACCTGGAATGCTAAAGCTGTCTCATCCAAAAAACCGCCCATCAAAAGGTGTGGCAATGCCAAATTGGCTTATGCTGGGGGTCATGAACGAGTGGCACGAGCTGAGTTTGTTCATGCTCAGTTTGTCCCTGCAGAATCCCATCAAGTCCGGGTAAAGTTTGCCAGCTCCAAAACAAAGGCAGTGAAGATAAAGAGGAGGAACAGTGAAAAAGCCATTCGGCCTGGGAAGCAAGGCTTCTGCATGGAGAAGGTGAAAGGATCTCATGGGGCCACCAAGCTGCCTGCCGAGTGGAATCAGCCCCAAAGACCACAAGGAATGAAGAACCTCGTGCGGAGACCTTCGTATTCTGGTGACATGGCCGGCAGATCGTGCTCAGAGTCAAGTCTGTTCCCAGTGCAGGTCAGGCTCCCCACTGTGCCGTCCAGGCCAGAGCTCTACGGGGCCTCTGCCGATGCACTATATTCCCTCGAAGCAGCCTGTGCAGACACAGCCAACAGGAAGAAGCAGCGCAAGTGGCAGTCCACAGTGGAGATCTCTGCCAAGGCCCTCCCGGCCAGCCTGTCCCACAGCTTCGGCCTGGGAGCGCCGAGGCAGCCGCCGAGGAGGGCCGGCGTCCTGCGCACTGTCAGCATGAGGGCTCGCCCCAAGGGCCAGCCCCACGGAGAGTATGCCAAGAGCGAGTCGGACCACTCGGAGTACTCTGCAGAGTGTGCCTCCCTCTTCCACTCCACCATCGCAGAGACCAGCGAAGGGGAGGTCAGCGATTTCACAGCCAACCGTTTCGGGGACAGCGAGTCCAGCGAAAGTGACTCGGATGGCAGCAGTAACAGTAGCAGCCTTGCTCTTGACTATGATGAGGGGGATGAAAGTGAGCTGATTTGGCCTGAAGGCTCAGTCAGACAATCCGTGACTGTCCAGGCCTCTTCCAAGCCTCTTCCTCCAGTGCCCAAAATCTGTCGCATCAAAGCTTCCAAGGCACTAAAGAAGAAGATAAGGAGGTTCCAACCTGCCTCTCTGAAGGTCATGACCATGGTTTAA